The following nucleotide sequence is from Geotrypetes seraphini chromosome 10, aGeoSer1.1, whole genome shotgun sequence.
tgatgagcccagcCAGTAGCTCGAGATACCGCCCAAACTATCCCAACGCACCCCTCTCTACCCAAAACCCAAGGGCGGGCGGGCGGgaaagccgcctcggaggaccagAAACGCCCTTAGTCCTCCGAGGCTcaacttataaaccctcccccctcccgacgccctccgcggccgcggctaccaatggcaggtcttcccagcGGCGGGAAGACCTGCCGACCAATCCCCTGCCTCCTATTCCCCCCTTACGGTCCCGCGTCTCCGACGGGCTACcgcgcgggcctcccagctccgcgttaggtacgcccgtcgagacgagctctcgggctgcCTATAACAGCGGAATCTGGATAGGCCCGCTACCTATGAATATATCACACCCTTACCCCCTCCCCTACATTATCCCACAAAATACTCAACACTAATTATGGTAAAAATTAGCCGCAGCCCAGTTTATTGGTCATAACAGGTTATTAAATAACATAACAATGTATAAACAGTATAAACATCAAAAACAATTATTTCGAGCTACTGTAATAAAACAGGTTAtgccccccgaccccgccatgaagCTAGAATctgggggggtggcatgtcccccacatgccccagtaacccgggtcacctgacccaccaggcacggctcccagccggcccaccgctcatcacctgatgagcccagcCAGTAGCTCGAGATACCGCCATAGGGGCCAGTAAACCCTTACAGGCCCCCCCCCACCAATGAACAGAGCTGCGACTAAGATAGCGCCCAACGCTCACAACCCGACGAGAAATCGTCCAGCAATAAATCCCAGCCCACGTCCGACAAATGTACCCGATCCCTCGCAAACAAACCTAAACAGGACACATCCACCCAGTCGTGTCGTAGTTGCACCCCCCCCCTAGACTCCACCCAGCGCCCCACCTGACGGTTAACCTTGCACAAACCCCTGGTCCATCTCCTGGACTCCAGCCGACGTGGTCGAGGAATAATGTCCGACCACAGCAGCGTCGTGCCCGGGAACCATTCCAATATCATCCGAAGATCCCCTAGAATAGTGTCAATCAGGTGCTTCCCCGTCTGAGAGTCCACGTCGTTACCCCCCAAATGCAGCAGCAGGATATCCGGACGACGAGGGCGACGACGGAAGTCAGCCAGCAACGGTAACAGCTGATGCCACCGCATACCCCGCTGACCCCACCAGGACACGCGAATGCCCAAGTGCTGCAGACCCAAGTGCTGACCACCAGGCCGGATCGCGGCACGCTCTCCCGCCCAGTGGACGAAGGAGTGCCCGACAATCCACACAGTACGCTGTCGCCACACCGCATCTGCAAGGCAAACCCAACAATCAAATCCAGTTCTAGAGTAAAAGCCTAACCCTGGTTAGTAAAGTGTCAGACCCGAGCATGCACCAACCAGCTACATCCACCCACACCCCCGAAAACCAGGTACCCCTCAGTGGAAACATAGGCCAATCTGCCCCACCTAGATCCCTCCTTGATCTAAACCTCGTGCAATCCCGTGAGGCCGGATGTAACTCCTATAACAGTCCGATGACCAACGCCCTAACCGTCGAATCCCCTCGCCGGGCACCCCAGCCAGGAAGGCGCAAGTGGCAGCCCCAATCCGAAATGAATGAGTACCAAAATGCGCTGGGTCCTCGCCACATCGGCGCAAAACTAGACGCAGCACTGCTAAGAACTGATAACGTGTAAGGGGCCCGCCGTCTACGTGCAACAACAAGGCCAACCCCAAAGGAGGACGAACCGCCATATAGGCGCACAGAGCCGTAACCGGGCAAGTAACACCatttatcttattcaaaaccaccGTACGGCCCCTGCCCAGCTGGTCCGTCTTGGATCTGGCCAGATATAAACTAACTGTACTGTCGCCGCACTGTACATGCCGCAATAAGAGGCCACGCGCACCCACAGTATCGGCAGGATGCACCAGTAGCTCACCGACGCGGAAAGCCCCGAAAAAGGCAAGCGAAAAAGCAGCAGTGAACAGCAGCACCTCGTATCGGGACCGAGCCACCGC
It contains:
- the LOC117368118 gene encoding uncharacterized protein LOC117368118 isoform X2 → MGGAGVFDPASAWGRGMGRGGGPADWWALGGVGGAGGPFGVPPSGAVQLSGPCFGLSSQVFAGSSVGREAAATSFQEQVQRSGGVQTEEPGRRGLGRVVAADGAAGGGISAMSGQRGPYMVAAADGAAGGSSGPIIAGGAQDMDAVWRQRTVWIVGHSFVHWAGERAAIRPGGQHLGLQHLGIRVSWWGQRGMRWHQLLPLLADFRRRPRRPDILLLHLGGNDVDSQTGKHLIDTILGDLRMILEWFPGTTLLWSDIIPRPRRLESRRWTRGLCKVNRQVGRWVESRGGVQLRHDWVDVSCLGLFARDRVHLSDVGWDLLLDDFSSGCERWALS